Proteins encoded together in one Rhipicephalus sanguineus isolate Rsan-2018 chromosome 9, BIME_Rsan_1.4, whole genome shotgun sequence window:
- the LOC125759751 gene encoding uncharacterized protein LOC125759751, which produces MFRYMKRALAGVWSFRGVCVLCALAAVVVNGTHHSYIMERCTDTSRPTEFRKILRGSEKLKDGNVFGVFEKARTDAFAQGGVNSCRISALRSLDPQLKWTSFLHCSQCFFSVREYAMYLRLKK; this is translated from the exons atgttccgttacatgaagcgagctttggccggcgtgtggagttttcgtggtgtttgcgtgttgtgcgctcttgccgccgtggtggttaacggcacgcaccattcgtacatcatggaacggtgcacggatacttcaagaccgaccgagttccgcaagattcttcgaggttccgaaaaactaaag gacggaaacgttttcggagtattcgagaaagcaagaactgatgcgtttgcccaaggaggggttaacagctgtagaatcagcgctctgcgaagtctcgatccgcaactcaagtggaccagctttctacactgctcccagtgcttcttctcggtgcgtgaatatgctatgtacttacggctgaagaagtag